The Pseudorasbora parva isolate DD20220531a chromosome 19, ASM2467924v1, whole genome shotgun sequence genomic sequence acttacagaagagcactgtGTCTCATAGGACACAAgggatgtcgcgtttttccctcttggttaaaacatgaatagacctattcattataatcctgtgataaagctgacaaaataataataatgatgatattgcaatactttttaaatgttttcaaataatatgggactattttgacattttaaccgaaaaccatgcTATCAGTTAcacacaaatcataaactgacatGATTGCGACTGAGAGTGCGTCTCGCACCaatagtgtcaatcacctgactgtgggtgaaacttgcGATTTGAGCTATGATGAAcaataatatttctttatgaattttagcaagcagttgtgttagaaggaaaaccGTGGTCTCTAAACTAAGTCTTGAACAACGCAcacgcttgtcaacatgataaatAATCCTAAATTGGTTGCGAACACCGCTGTGTTCAGtgagacaacacgcgaggggagggggaacaaaagcaacgAGGCAGGAGGCGCGCGAGCacagcacagagaaggcaaacgggcaaagtggcggaatcagaattatatataaacaatatatctaTACATATACGATATGTCAAAGTCCATatcgagtttaaaaaatatattttttaaatatcgagataccGCCCACCCCTAACTTTAACtatgtgtcatgagagccgtttttgctatcttcgagtgtcttgtttaccatcagtagattcggcttgtttggacagatgcaaatgttgggggcgtgcatataaatgatccccattGCTTACGtcatggttgggtttatgttgagaagcacttttttttctgttgagtttttgatttacgagatttacataagaaataggaggcaatggtgtttgagactcacagcatgtgatgtccatgtactgaactcttattatttcactatggccaggttaattcaatttttcattttagggcacctttaaaataaaacatgcaaatagGACTCTAAACCCTATAAAACGAAAACTAAGAAGTAGAAGTTTTAGAAGTAGTACAAAAATAAACTCACAGTGTAAGGTATAGCAGCTGGTGCAGGAGTAGGGGCCGCGGGGGCAGACGCAGGGCCCGCAGAAGAAGAGgagggtggtggtggtggtggtggagcAGGATTTGGATTTGGAGTAACTCTGGCACTTTGTGGGTGGGATGCAGCTTTGCTCGCACCAAGCCTCTGGTCTCTCTCAGTGGCAATTGTCTCCCGCACCTGCCTCAGCCTCTCCACAGAAGCCGACTTCGGAAACACCAAGTGAGTTTCAGCCTAACGGAGACAAAGCAAATCTAATGTGATGATGCTTTGAAACCATAAAGGTAGCTAtatttgcattatatatatatatatatatatatatatatatatatatatatatatatatatatatatatatatccatcctACCTCCTCAAATCCCATCTCAAAGAGACATTCAACTGCTCCTTTTACAGGCAGAAGCTTGGTGGAGAATGTTGGGTTTCCAATACGGATTGATCTGTATTTATCCTCACCTGGGTTCCTacaaaacacacatgcacaggaTAAAACTAaacacagaagaagaaaaatatttgtatataaataATGTGTAGCTTAACGGTCGCATACGATATTTTTTTGATTGATAAATTGATGTAGAataaggatttaaaaaaaaaaaaaaaaacatagttgGAAAGATGCCTATGGACAACATACAGAAGACGGTCATCCTAGCtgtgatcaggcataacattccAACCGGCACTCTGAATGGTCTCCGAGACTCTTCACTTACCTAAGAATGTTGTCCGCGTATGTAATTAGCAATTTAGAAACATCCAAGAACACCTCGGTAGGATTTTCGCACAAAGCAGTAACTCCTTGAGACCCAGACATGTTTAACTTTCAACTTGTACAATTACAGTAAGTACATCCGTAAGAGAGACGTAGTCGAATTCTactgcagggttgccaggtctacGTAACAAAACAAGCCCAGTGGCCAATCAAAAATAGTCCAAAACTAGCCTAATGTCCATGTCCCAAATATGCAAACTCAAAGTAACACATTCCtacaaaaaaatacacattttacaGTCACTGTTGTGCAAATTGAAACCCACCAAGTTATATCGTAGTGATAATAATAAACACAGCTCAGAGGCGCCCCACCAGCCTCCTTCGAAAACCTAGCATCTAACGTTAGCACTAAACATCGTTAGAgtataaaatatttcaatacaaACATTTCAGTCACATATAATTTGCGCAATATTTCACACCTTTACCCGCGAAGAAATAAATGCTACCCGCGCTAACAGTTAACTTAAATTAACTTAAGCATCCTAAACCTGCAGGAAAACCGCTGGCTTGGCAACCAAAGTTGCGAATTCATAGCTGTCCTTTATGCGCCTGGTAGATATTTTCTAGAAGAAATATTATCTAATATGTTGAATcgttgtttaattttttatatgaatATAAAATAATCTAATTACTTTAAACATATTCCTAGTGCACGTTTTGGCACAAGTGAATCTTCTGCTGGCAATCATAGATGGACAGGAGATCCCAGAGCGACTTCAGTAATGATGGCATGATAAAAGTCTTTTAAAAGTTCTTGTgcgatcatttttttttttaaatttttcaatTGATTTTTTACTAATATTTACtaatttactatttatttattttttatttatttacttttggtACATTGTGTTTGAAATGATCATTTTACATCAAAACACAAGCTAATATCCATTTAACAGGattgaatatattattattattattattattattattattattattattattattattattatcattattattgaataatatattaccataaaaaaaaaaatatatatataaataaatgtaaaatatatatataaaatattgatATAGATAATATTTATATTGAAGTTCTTAACACATACAATGTAATGGTCTGGCTCCAGACATTGTCTTTCAGTTCGGAAATGGAAAACAATTCATTCTTATACATATTCATTCACGTCTTTTCAGTAGTTCACCAAAACCCTTTTTTATTCATTGTCTATTCAATCCATTCATTAGCTCATGCACATTACtacctttttaattattatattacacattcctgtttaattatttttattttgtatatttcttTATTCTTCCTATAATTGTAATgtattgttttctatttttataattttatatcacTACTATGATATTGATGTATACGTGAAGATACGATTGATACTTATTTCCCCTGTTTATAATTCGTATTGTACATTTGTTAACCATAATTTATTCTTATGTAGTTCACTTTTAATTGTGAGTAAACAACTGTGTATTGTTTATATAATATTCTCATCAAGTATCAACTGCATTTTCATAAGTCCGAAAAATGAATCCCCTTTCCCAACATCTGAATTCCTCTGATTCATCTATTGCTAAAAGCTGATCTCGGACCTGCCGGTATATTAACTCTTTTATTACTTTTAGCTGCTTCTTGTTCCGGCCAATAAGGCGCGAAGTTTTTCAGCCCAGGTAGCGTGCCATCACACTGAGGTGGTCAACGTAAGTTTGAAAAATAATATCTACAGCAATAATGGTTTAAACACGGTATCTAAAATATTACCATACTTTCGTTTAACATTATCAAAGAGCTCAGTTTCAGTGTTTGTTTGCAGCTTCGGCTACACGTGTCTGTTCAAACTTGCGCAGGAACTTGTATACGGTGAAAAACAATGGCAGAGAAACCGATGTGGGAGCAAATCGGCACTGGATTCGTGCAACACTATTATCAGCAGTTTGACTCAGACCGCGTGAAGCTCGCCGACTTGTATGTAAGTGGATTATAGCGAGTGAGTGACTGTCAATGAACCTCATGATCTCGCGTGATGAGTGTAATTTCCGTAAAGCAGTGTTGTTTTGTCTTAATCtatatttgtttgtgtgttttaggtGTTTTAATACTCGATTCTATGCTAATATGCCTGATTTTGATATAATTATTTGTTCTCCTCTAGACCGATGCTTCCTGTTTGACATGGGAAGGGGAGGGATTTCAAGGGAAGGCTGCCATCATGACCAAACTAAATGCAAGTTACCATATTTTTACTCCTGTCATTACATTAATGTGCACAAGTGTTTAACAGAATGTCCCTCTCTgcagagccttccctttcagacCATTCAGCACATCATCACCGCTCAGGACCATCACCCGACTCCAGACAGCTGTGTCATGAGTATGGTCATGGGCCAGCTCAAAGTAAGATGTGCTGATAGATTAATGCACTTATTAAACATTTCTGTCATCAAACTGTGAAAATCATATAAATACTATACTACagaaaataaatactttttatttaacAGTTTTGACTTTTTTCTAGCCAATGCgtgtttatttctcacaatatttactttataactCGCGGCATGTCATTATGaactcagaattgcgagatataaattTGCAGATGcaagaaaaaatgtattaaaggaTTTGTTCACTCAAGAATTAAGATATTttctcacccccatctcatccaaaatgttcatgtctttctttcttcagttgaaaagaaattaaggtttATGAGgaaaatattccaggatttttaTCCGTATGACTTCACACGGGTACAACGGGCTGAAGGTCTAAACTGCAGCTTCAAAGGGCTCGACACGATCCCGGCCGAGGAATAAGGGTCttaactagcaaaaccattttctaaaaaagaaaaaaatgtatactttttaaccacaaatgctTGTCTTGCATTAGCTCTGAGATACGTGTCCATTTCACTAATTAATAATCACATTGGAAAGGTCACGTGTGACCATAAAAAGATAGGGTAAATGAAAAACCTAAAATTTTCTCCTCCAACTTCAAAATCGCCTCGACATCGTTGTTTTTTGTGTAAAGAGTGTTTGACTTAATCTTTGCACACCCTTTTTGTAATCACTGAGCCAGTCCTCACTGTGTAGAGCCCTTTGAAAATAAATTGTTGTTCCCGCTGAAGTCAACTATATAGAAAAAAATCCTAgaatgtttttttcaaaaaccttaatttctttttgactgaagaaTATGACCATCTTTgccatgggggtgagtaaataatcCTTTGAACTAATAAGAACTAagagtgaactaatcctttaaatctGACTTAATTTCTCACAAACTCTCCCAATCCTTacgtctttttttattataatatatatttgtgtggaTAGATAattgaatgtgtttgtgtgttttatatatatatatatatatatatatatatatatatatatatatgtatgtatgtatgtatgtatgtatatatatatatatatatatataatatgtatgtatgtgtgtgtgtgtgtatatatatatataatatatacacacacacatctctctctctctctatctatctatctatctatctatctatctatctatctatctatctatctatatatatatatatatatatatatatatatatatatatatatatatatatatatatatattagggccgggactttaacgcgttaattaagattaattaattacgcaaaaaaaaaaaaaattaaccacacttatttttgcaccgcggaacgtttttcaatgaatgagtttcgacggaccgattatactggaacaccaactagcgttcCGGagtcacaacaacaacaaaccatgggtgcgtctcaatcagcgccctagttcagtagtcagggcactgatcagggagtcagcccattgacttatgtcctgatcagtgccctgactagtgaactagggagctgattgagacgcagggcatgagtgaacatgaacgaagaagctgatgagaccgctttgcttggccccgtggatgggaaattttgttttaaaaaacgaaagaatggaagcgtcgtcaagagcatggtaaTGTGCAaactatacaacaaggaattagcgtatcaccgcagcacatcgagcctcaaatatcacaaatatgcttttgctatacttaatggcaaacattgcgctggtctgctggactgaaataaataaccaatattttgttgattaagcttatgtatccaatcattattcaatggtatactaaaaatccatgtgaaaaattacttctcaatgttctcaggtcaaatatttatatgcaattaaaatgtgattaatttcgattaattaattacaaagcctctaattaattcgattatttttttcaatcgagtcccggccctaatatatatatatacacatatatacacacatatatatatatacacacacacacatatatacatacatgtgtatatatacacacacatacatatattgatattgtttttgtgttttttttttacaggctGATCAGGACCAAGTTATTGGCTTTCAACAGGTTTTCTTGCTGAAGAATGTAGATAACAAATGGGTCTGCACCAACGACATGTTCCGATTAGCTCTTCATAACTTTGGAGCATAGTATTTACAGTCCATGCAGCTTTTGTGTCCGGAGTATGGTTACACATTTCACATTCTGAACTGGTTTCATCTTACTTTGCCAAAGATCTTGAAGGTCCAAGATCCATGATCATCTCCAGATAAGAAAAAGATATGTTAAAAACAACTGATTATAATAATCGTAATTTGTGTGTTGTGGCATGCACTGTGTGAAAGTAACTTCAATTTGATAATAAATTTCCTGTTCGTACAATACATGTTTATGCTTCAGTATTTTGGTTAAACATTGGATCCTGATTGGTgattttctctctcacacaaatcATTCTGGTACTGGATACTGATTGGTCATTACAATATATTCAACTCAAGTGGTTTATTGTCATTCTGTCAGAGGAAAAAAAGTCTTGATGAAAGTTTACATATAAATCATTACAAGGCTAACATTTCCATATATGACCAGATTACACAGGCAAAACAAAATTTGAAACAAGCCAAAGACACTGCAAAGTAGCTACTGTGCAAAACCCattgaagaatttttttttttttttgcattgtataTTGCATATTATATTGAGTTAAGAGATTAGTTAGCGACATTTAAGTGCAATGTGAATTAGGACTGATTTGCCAAACTGCTTTGGTCCACAGCAAAATATGAAACTTCTTCGTACACGTGCGTTCCCGCTCTAATACATATTAAAAGAAGTGAAAGAAGCATTTGAACTATGCCATTTATTTATGGACTATATTTTTGTAGTGGAAGGGTGacttaacattttaatgaaaatctgtcccattattattttattttaatacaacATTAACTTTAATTTTCTAAATCAgtacaaattacatttatttcacGTATAACTTATAACTAAATTGCAGAAATTCCGACGTTAGCACTGGGatttgagataaaaaaaaatattttaaagaaattccAATCGACGATATAAAGAACAGTCTATTAACTAATTTGGTAAAAAGATGCAATTGCGTCATAAAATGTATTACGCATAGTAATAATtgtatgaaatgtaaaaaaaaaaagtaataaaatgtacttttaaattttataattttaaaactACTTTTAAAATTGTTAGATTTGCGAACACGCattatttctattttatttttacgtTGTATCGGaacttaatttttaaaaaatgcgaATGGAATGTATGATCATATCTCTCAAAAATGGCTTCTCATGTGTTGTCTAATGTAACTTTTTGACATGAAATAAAAAGCAGAAGGGAATTGTTCAAAAATTCATGCAGCGTCATTGCAAGTAGCTAGGAGCCGTTTTTTATATGCCTTAGCTATTATCTGTTACTTACTACCCATTGGATGAAGACTAGTGGTGTGATATGACTTCAGCAACAAAACCCCTCCCATCTTGTGCAGTTGCTCAGCAACGAGCTGACTGTTCAAGGCGCCATCTAGTGGCTATGTCTGTGAATTACAAGCAACTGCGCCCCCTCATGACCAGACCACTTCTAAGAAAGTGACTGATCATGAGGAATATTTGAAAGACTGAACATAACCACCACTGGACTAGGTCCCAACTTAAAAGTTGCATATACCACTCCACGTGATTACCCATGAGAGCCAGCAGGAGTGATACACAAGAACGTTTTTCCATTTAAAGCGTACTAAAATTCGATTGGCCAGTCACGCAGTATGATAATTTTGCCCTGACGTCACTTCCCAGTTGTTCAATGCGCCATTTTCTCGACTCTACACGGCAAGCACAATAAATGAGTCCTActtgcaaaaaataataaatactcTTCATTGCTGGTTTCCATAGTTGAGAGCGCAGAATCATTATTTCAACGTCCTACACCGCTTCCACGTCTTCTATCATCGCTTTCGGCAAGCACGCGGATTGGTGAAAGTAGCTAAATCCCCTCCCTGAGTCTGTGTGGCGGTGAAAAAAGGTAATGTCCTCACAATTAGATAGCAGCGGGAACATTAGCTTTTGCATTTAGTTGTTGCGGGCTCGGTATGATCAGGAAGTAGAACGAAGCCCATTAGCCGAGAGCCGCGAAGAGGTTACTTTATGACATCACTGCGTTATTTAGAATCGCGCTTTCTCGAAGGGAATCAGTTGTTCTGCGATGCCAAATCATTCCTGTCGAATTCATATTGATGTGGGGCGCATGGAAAATTGCATTTGGTTAGTTTAGAGTTTCGTTAGACTCTATTGTCTCGGATATTTAGTGTGCTTTGGCGGGCGTGGATGTATTTGGTCACCGGTCGCAGTTGATGcttgcaataaatacattttttacagatTTAATTAGATATTCGATTTGCCACATAGGCTATGACAGTAAACCTATGCAGGCATAAAGTGTTGTATTTGACTGATGCggttacatttatttgtatagaatATCTGTCATAGCAGTAAATATACATGGTTAATAACGTGTTGATATCTAACATTAGTGAATACGAATTTGTAGAGATTACACGAGGCAGTCCTCCATGTGAGTGAGATTTGTTGTATAATTTGCTGTTGTACTGTTTTCATCAGATTGTGTTAGCTGCATGTTCAACAGGCAGAGATGTGAAACACTTAATGACCCATCAAAAACATTATAAGACTTTTCACCACAACATATTTACCCAAAGAAAATGTAGAACAGCCAGTGTCCTTTTGCCCTTCTTTTCATGACAATCAAGCACATTTCTCCCTCAAATTAGTTTTTTGAGTAATGATGATTATAACCTTCCAGAAATTAATCCAATCAAATGTGACAAAATTCCCAAGATATCTGACATTTGCAACACGGCTATTATTTATTCTGACTGACTTTTTCCAAGAACTTAATTAACTTAATTTTCCATTAAAGTTAAAGAAAATATGCATgaaatacatttccaaatagAACATATCATACAGTGTAatcacattttatatataaactgGAACTGGGTGAATAATAGCAACTATAACATTTCCAGATAGAACATATCATACAGTGTAatcacattttatatataaactgGAACTGGGTGAATAATGGCAACTATATAAGTAGTCTTCAAAAGTGAAAAATCCACACTGGCATGCTTTACTGTAATGAATGTGAGAGGGAGAATATGTAATTGTCTTGGGGGGGAAAAGTCACTAAAAATCATAATGGTCTTTTGGAGCTAAAATATGACAGAAAAGGTTGTCATGAAATcctaatttatattaaattgcTCCTGAATTATGCAAGTGAAAGAACTTGTACTCACCAAGTATATGACTGaacattatgttttttttcatgCTACCACAACTAGTTGTTACTTAATGGGGTTTCATATTTTGTGTTACTTTTCGAGGAATTATGCAATgcaagcatttcattattttgattCACTATTAATTAAGGTTTACCAGCAAAGCATTAAGACTTTCCCCCCACTGGTGCGCACTGTGATTTGTATATTCAAATCTGAACTGAATGTTCATACTGTTATTATGCAAGGAATGAATTTGGATCCATTGCTCGGACACTGTAGTCAAGATGCGGTATATCTATGTTGGTTTCCATAGTAATGATGTAGGTCTCCACATGGTGCCTGAAGAATTCCTGCAAAAGCTGAGAGTAACAAGCTACAATTGCTTGGAAATTAGTAAAGATGCTAGGGACATGTACCTACTAATATCCAGTGATTACTGACCAATTTGGATCAAAAACATAAGTATATAGAACCACtggtttctgtctgtctgtctgggtTTGGTTATGGAGTCCAGGTTGAGAATTGTTTCTTCAAAAAATGGGTATTGTCTTTTCTGACTGTAAAAACTAAAGTGTTGTgagttttgtgttattttttttctgctaGTCTGAGATAAAAGTGACTGGTTAAGAAGTGTTGTGTGAAATAAACCTAAATCTGTCGCTGAGCATTTATTGTAGTCTTGCATGATTAGGCTATAGGATTTAAGACTGGTCAGTAAATCAAAatttaaatcataaaataatGACATCATCCAAATGGAAACCAAATTGATTCTCTTTCAGGTGTACGACCATGTACCAGTTTCCAGTCAGAGGATTGGAGAAGATCCGCAGAACAAGACGAAAAGTGAAAAACATTCTTGGAGAATTTGGTCTCGAAGAATGTCTTAATTTGGGCCAGGTGAGTTTGTTTTGTAATCCACAGATTTTATGGGTGTAACGATAAACTTGCAATAAATAAACTTACAATTCAATAAAAATTGTGATACTGAACGCATGATACAGATCCTTTtgcattatattcaacattatatagTCCGTGTTtggaaggttactttggaaatgtattGGATTGCAGATTACAAGTTACCCTATTTACAATGTAATAAGTAGTGTTACTATTtcaattactttattaaagtaatgtaactgatttctatatttataatgaatgttTTCAACTGTTaatcttttgtcaaaaatgtaaaGCAGGCAGAGTTAACCTTACACTCAACACTGATTACTGTCAGACTTTCAAAATCCTTCATCACTTGAAATAAGATtataataaatttaattttaaagcacAGCCACCACAAAATCCGGCTTGGCACCTCTTTACTTGAGATCGTTCTGAGGTTAAATGCAGATTTAAAATTAGAACAAGAAATAGTTTAATAGCTATGATACTGTTTTTgaaatcaaatatttatatagCGATGGCAGGAAACATTGGCATCTAACATTGGCATCTAACAATACTTTGGGAAAAACAAAGCATATACAAGAACCCAAATAGGAAATAAATCTGTCCTATTCTGTGTGTGGTTACTATGCTACAATGCAGAAATAACTGTAGATCTGGGTTCATGAATAGAAGTGTGGCTGGTAAAGATCTCTAGTTAGACAGCAGTAGACTAGTGAATTTGTTATGAATGGAGATTAAAATCATTAAATGTACTACTGGACATGCACCAAGCAATACAGAGCTTAAATACATACTGAAGACACATTAGTAGTAGAATGGTGTGGCAGGAGGGAATAAGTAATGCCTGACCCTTTCCTACTTTATGCAATGACTGCTtacagttaaagggatagttcacccaaaaatgataataagcctatgatttactcaccctcaaaggATGAtagatgtatatgacattattctttcagacaaataaaagttgagttatattaaCCTCTTAATCTGCACCcctatttttgagaattttcacacacaaaaacgtTTAAAAAATTGGGATGCATTTTGAACAGTGGACTCTTAGACAGacatgtatgctgttgttttgGGGATTTGTCCGATCTCATCTGAACGAcaggagatgaaagatgagacaaaagtaattataagtagagacacgcccacttgCATCAGCCTCCCCGCCTCCTATCCGATGTGGATTATCAGGTTAAAAAGTCCCgtctaatccaagctttataatgggagatgttgctctgtttttgaagcccttaaaaatgtatatgtccgtcaaataatgtgctccaTGCAGCTCTGGGGTTTAATAAAGGCCATCTGAAACAAATCGTTGTGTTtgtgttagaaaaatatccatatctaaacctttttttaattaaagtttcgGCCGATCGTCTTCCATGGAAAAGTGTTAAAAGTGCCCTCTCTGAGTTCAAGATGCGTACGACGTCTGACGAGTGTAGCTGGTCCAAGCCTGCAGCACTCCTGTAAATAACTGAAGCCTCCTTCATTGAcggctttagctttaatttctacatttccgtaactgtttatttcatataATTCACATAATTCAACATAATGACTTgctctgcatctgtgagagtgtgggtaAGCTTTTAATATCACGCCTCTACtccctgctctctactgcgcaactccggtctcGAAATCACTGCGATCAAATCTgcgcaagatgtcagcgccgcgTGCGGGCCGCCGAA encodes the following:
- the nutf2l gene encoding nuclear transport factor 2, like yields the protein MAEKPMWEQIGTGFVQHYYQQFDSDRVKLADLYTDASCLTWEGEGFQGKAAIMTKLNSLPFQTIQHIITAQDHHPTPDSCVMSMVMGQLKADQDQVIGFQQVFLLKNVDNKWVCTNDMFRLALHNFGA